TTGCAACAACATGATTTACCCACACCCCTTATTGAACGTGGCGAACCCACATTAGAAAACGTCTTCGTCACCCGCCTGCGTCAACAAGGTTCTGTACCGCAGTTTTTTCCTTTCCCTCGTTCGCGTAAAAGGGGGAGTGGGGCGTGGGGTGTGGGGAGTTGGGATGCAGGGGTGCAGGGGTGTAGGGGTGTAGGGGAAGGATTATTAAATACTCAGCACTCAGAAATAGCGATATACGCCCACAACCTGAGTCGGATTTTTGGCAAATTCCAAGCTGTCAAAGATGTCAACGTTGAGGTGCGCTACGGTGAAATATTTGGGTTATTGGGTGCTAACGGTGCGGGAAAAACCACCACAATTAAAATGTTGTGCGGACTGTTAGAAGCCAGCGGTGGAGAAATTTCTCTGGGTAGTGAAACAGGAAATCTGCGAAGTGCAGACTTAAGGCGACGCATTGGTTACATGAGTCAAAAATTCACCCTCTACGACGACTTAACCATTCTGCAAAACCTCGAATTTTATAGCGGAGTTTACGGCGTACCGCGCAAACTGCGACGAGAAAAAATTGATTGGGTAATTGCTACCTGCGGCTTAGAAGGACAAGAAAATCTCGTTACTGGACAATTACCAGGAGGTTGGAAACAGCGAGTAGCTTTCGGTGCTTCCGTGATGCACGAACCAGATATCTTATTTTTAGATGAACCCACATCAGGGGTAGATCCTTTAGCGCGTCGCCAATTTTGGAAATTAATTAATGACTTCGCCCGTAACGGTACAGCGATTTTAGTGACAACTCACTATTTAGAAGAAGCTGAACAATGTAACCGGATGAGTTTTATGGTTGCAGGGGAAACCGTCGCCGAAGGTTCACCCAGTTCCATCAAAGCCGCCCAGCCCGGAAAATTAATCGAAATCATCGTCAACCAAAATCAAACAGCTTCCAAGTTACTCAAACAACACTTTGATTCTTGGAGGATTTCGATTTTTGCTAATAGTTTACACGTTGTTCTCGACAATCCCGAAAAAGAAATTAACCAAATCACTCAACTATTAAAAGCCAATCAAATTCAAGTTTATTCTCTCCGCCCTGTACCCTTCTCTTTAGAAGATGCCTTTATTGGCATAGTAGAGCGATCTCAAACATAAAAAACTCCGCGTAACTCCGCGTTAACCTTCGCGCCACTCTGCGTTTAAAAAATGAAAAGAATCATCGCTCAATTTATTAAAGAAATAGCTCAATTCCGCCGCGATCGCCTCACCTTAGCCTTAGCCTTTATCTTGCCATTTATCACCCTAATTATTTTTGGTTTTGCTATCCGATTAGAAAGTAAAGATATCCCTTTAATTGTCCAAGATTTTAATCGCACAAACCTCAGCACTAGCTACATTGAAAGATTATATGCCACCAATCAATTTATCCCAAAACAATGGTCGGGTGGTAATCCTATACGCGATGCCATAGATAAAGGAATTGCTAAAGCTGCCGTCATTATCCCCTCTGAATTTAGCCGTGATATTCAAGCAGGTAAAAATACAAGAGTGCAAGTTTTAATTGATGCAACTGATGTGAATAATGCGCGAGTAATTAGAAATAGCATTCAAAGAGTTACAAACTTTTTTATGCAGGAGCATGGATTATTACCACCAACTAATAGTATTACACCCAGAATGCGTTTGTGGTTTAATCCCGGCAGATTAGAATCACTTTATATTGTGCCGGGTGTGTATGGTGTTGTGCTGTGGATTTTTCCTTCCTTGCTGGCTGCGATCGCAATGGTCAGAGAAAAAGAAAAAGGGACAATTATTCAAGTCTACGCTTCCAATATTAGCGCTACTGAACTATTACTTGGTAAAGGATTAGCCTACTTATTAATTGCCATAATTGAAACCTTAATAGTGATGATATTAGGCTCAATAATTTTCCAAGTTGGTATAGTAGGCAACCCCATAACTTTATTAATTGGAACTCTACTATTCTTGATGGATAGTGTACTATTCGGCTTACTTTTAGGAGTACGTAGTAGTAACCAAAATGCTGCTGTTCAAGGCGTTTCTCTCGTTGGTTTT
This window of the Nostoc sp. HK-01 genome carries:
- a CDS encoding ABC-2 type transporter, with the protein product MKRIIAQFIKEIAQFRRDRLTLALAFILPFITLIIFGFAIRLESKDIPLIVQDFNRTNLSTSYIERLYATNQFIPKQWSGGNPIRDAIDKGIAKAAVIIPSEFSRDIQAGKNTRVQVLIDATDVNNARVIRNSIQRVTNFFMQEHGLLPPTNSITPRMRLWFNPGRLESLYIVPGVYGVVLWIFPSLLAAIAMVREKEKGTIIQVYASNISATELLLGKGLAYLLIAIIETLIVMILGSIIFQVGIVGNPITLLIGTLLFLMDSVLFGLLLGVRSSNQNAAVQGVSLVGFITSLLLSGFIYPLNNIPFPLSLAPNIVPARYYIDITRDAFVRGTGFAGVWFDLVMLTILGLLFFNVSRRVLSRMQLPN
- a CDS encoding ABC transporter-related protein; the encoded protein is MKQPLTISPPLSSPTTTAIKVQALHKHYGNLAAVRGIDFSVQKGEMFGLIGPDGAGKTSTFHILGGVMEATAGEVQIFGQAARDARLMTGYLTQQFSLYLDLSIDENLRYAAGLRQVADDLLVQRRQKYLKLMNLDRFGDRLAGQLSGGMKQKLALCCALVSQPEVLLLDEPTTGVDPVSRREFWDVLAELSAEGMTIVVATPYLDEAERCHRVALMYTGQIHEIGTPADLRANLGLHRLEVRTANLTATEEILSQTPQNNIIDVQIFGDRLDVLVPNLDTGETEVRQLLQQHDLPTPLIERGEPTLENVFVTRLRQQGSVPQFFPFPRSRKRGSGAWGVGSWDAGVQGCRGVGEGLLNTQHSEIAIYAHNLSRIFGKFQAVKDVNVEVRYGEIFGLLGANGAGKTTTIKMLCGLLEASGGEISLGSETGNLRSADLRRRIGYMSQKFTLYDDLTILQNLEFYSGVYGVPRKLRREKIDWVIATCGLEGQENLVTGQLPGGWKQRVAFGASVMHEPDILFLDEPTSGVDPLARRQFWKLINDFARNGTAILVTTHYLEEAEQCNRMSFMVAGETVAEGSPSSIKAAQPGKLIEIIVNQNQTASKLLKQHFDSWRISIFANSLHVVLDNPEKEINQITQLLKANQIQVYSLRPVPFSLEDAFIGIVERSQT